A window of the Acidobacteriota bacterium genome harbors these coding sequences:
- a CDS encoding BlaI/MecI/CopY family transcriptional regulator, whose product MPRKKIKPLTPLELEIMNVLWETGPASVQTVQQQLAGTRAYTTVQTMLNVLHRKGKVTRALADKAYLYRPAVSRSQAMGHALGDLIDRMFGGSAESLVMSLVETKRLTPAKLSQVQKLLKKESPDEQDQ is encoded by the coding sequence ATGCCGCGCAAGAAGATAAAGCCGCTAACGCCGCTGGAGTTGGAAATCATGAACGTGCTTTGGGAGACGGGCCCCGCCAGCGTGCAGACTGTACAGCAGCAGTTGGCTGGCACGAGGGCTTATACCACGGTGCAGACGATGCTCAATGTGCTGCATCGCAAGGGCAAGGTCACCCGCGCGCTCGCAGACAAAGCATACCTCTACCGGCCCGCCGTGAGCCGCAGCCAGGCGATGGGACACGCACTTGGCGATCTGATCGACCGCATGTTCGGAGGTTCAGCCGAAAGCCTGGTGATGAGTCTCGTGGAAACGAAACGATTGACGCCTGCAAAACTCTCGCAGGTTCAAAAGCTTCTCAAAAAGGAGTCGCCTGATGAGCAGGATCAGTGA
- a CDS encoding M56 family metallopeptidase yields the protein MSRISEFAMHFLVNAAWQIAAVAIGASIGARLLRNTAARYRHALWTASLVLSLALPLWGLFDFQRNAPLHIGEQPAGAVQARETLTSTPVRAPAPVVNGRAEASGIRLDDLLQTRRRSVVTSSTLALVLAIAYALFLLYRLIILWRAWLQAQSFRRSARERELPALMASVAARCQEAVGLKRVRLMFSAKATTPATLGAWKPVIILPASFYEETSEETLATMLGHEMVHIARWDFALNLVYEFLCLPISFHPLAYFVKRHMDRTRELACDDIVTERLLEPEAYARSLVRVASALVLPAGRALTLGVFDADILEERIMKLTRNTRRLGARAARLLALCAFSLLCLTCIAISTFSFDLRTDGASEHATVVAIDQSVNETRADGQSRNQSDAPAQDPNRTTMTRAEIAQRLNSVNAQVRAEAACSAGKSHAVEAIPMLVAMLGDDTPISQPLRCWEEGQWTPALESFKQPSPGEQAAIALASMGTAALEPLTNALNDSNSSVRRNAAWAIGELTNMREGGRANAVPPLVALLHDSDEWVRMAAARALGEIRDERATDGLITQLSDGQWQVRKLAVWALGEMKEKRAVEPLCNLLESDAEIEVRTTTAWALGEMQDRRAVETLCNVLQSDPQVEVRATTAWALGETKDKRAVETLCNALLSDAQAGVRATAAWALGEIQSPKAVSALKQALSDPGKGVREKATWALSEIEDRER from the coding sequence ATGAGCAGGATCAGTGAGTTTGCAATGCACTTCCTGGTTAACGCCGCCTGGCAGATAGCGGCCGTCGCGATCGGGGCGTCGATAGGCGCGCGCCTTTTGCGAAACACAGCAGCGCGTTACCGCCACGCGCTGTGGACCGCCTCTCTGGTGTTGAGTCTTGCGCTTCCGCTTTGGGGCCTCTTCGATTTTCAAAGAAACGCGCCGCTCCATATTGGAGAGCAGCCAGCCGGCGCTGTTCAAGCGCGAGAGACTCTAACCTCCACGCCAGTCCGCGCGCCTGCCCCGGTTGTCAACGGCCGTGCGGAAGCAAGCGGTATCCGGCTCGACGACTTACTCCAAACCCGGCGTCGTTCTGTGGTGACCTCATCGACTCTGGCGCTGGTGCTCGCGATAGCTTATGCGCTCTTCTTGCTCTACCGTTTGATCATATTGTGGCGCGCGTGGTTGCAAGCGCAAAGCTTTCGGCGGTCGGCTCGCGAGCGCGAACTGCCTGCCCTGATGGCTTCAGTCGCCGCGCGGTGTCAGGAAGCAGTTGGCCTTAAACGCGTCCGGCTCATGTTCTCGGCGAAGGCGACGACTCCGGCAACGCTGGGAGCCTGGAAGCCTGTCATCATCCTGCCGGCGAGCTTCTACGAAGAGACATCGGAGGAGACGCTAGCCACCATGCTCGGTCACGAGATGGTGCACATCGCGCGTTGGGACTTTGCGCTCAACCTCGTCTACGAATTCTTGTGCCTGCCGATCTCGTTTCATCCGCTCGCATACTTTGTAAAACGACATATGGATAGGACAAGAGAACTGGCCTGCGACGATATCGTGACTGAGCGACTGCTTGAGCCTGAGGCTTACGCGCGCTCTCTGGTGCGGGTCGCGAGCGCGCTAGTGTTGCCCGCCGGTCGCGCTCTAACGTTGGGCGTGTTCGACGCAGACATTTTGGAGGAACGAATCATGAAGCTCACACGAAACACGCGGCGACTCGGAGCGCGCGCCGCCCGGCTGCTCGCGCTCTGCGCTTTCTCATTGCTATGCCTGACCTGCATCGCTATCTCAACCTTCTCGTTTGATCTGCGAACGGACGGCGCGTCCGAGCACGCGACGGTAGTCGCGATCGATCAATCGGTGAACGAAACCCGCGCCGATGGTCAGTCGCGCAATCAATCTGACGCCCCCGCACAAGACCCAAACAGGACGACGATGACTCGCGCTGAGATAGCGCAGAGATTGAATTCAGTCAACGCACAAGTTCGCGCAGAGGCGGCGTGTTCTGCCGGGAAGAGTCACGCGGTGGAAGCCATCCCAATGCTCGTCGCGATGCTTGGAGACGACACCCCGATCTCCCAGCCTCTCAGATGCTGGGAGGAAGGCCAGTGGACTCCGGCGCTTGAAAGTTTCAAGCAGCCTTCGCCCGGCGAACAGGCTGCGATTGCTCTGGCGTCGATGGGAACCGCGGCGCTCGAACCTTTAACAAACGCGCTCAACGATTCAAACTCCAGCGTCCGGCGCAACGCGGCGTGGGCAATCGGCGAGTTGACGAACATGCGAGAGGGTGGACGCGCGAACGCAGTTCCGCCGTTAGTCGCGCTGCTTCACGATTCGGACGAATGGGTGAGAATGGCTGCGGCTCGCGCCCTGGGTGAGATAAGAGACGAACGCGCAACCGACGGCCTCATCACGCAACTGTCGGATGGTCAGTGGCAGGTCAGAAAGCTCGCCGTCTGGGCGCTCGGCGAGATGAAGGAGAAGCGCGCGGTAGAACCACTTTGCAATCTCCTAGAGTCTGATGCGGAGATCGAAGTGCGTACGACTACGGCGTGGGCGCTCGGCGAAATGCAGGACAGACGCGCGGTCGAGACTCTGTGCAATGTCCTACAGTCTGACCCGCAGGTCGAAGTGCGGGCGACCACGGCGTGGGCGCTCGGCGAAACAAAGGACAAGCGCGCGGTAGAGACTCTATGCAACGCCCTGTTGTCCGACGCGCAGGCCGGAGTTCGCGCAACCGCGGCGTGGGCGCTCGGCGAGATTCAAAGCCCCAAAGCCGTGTCCGCCTTGAAGCAGGCCCTCTCAGATCCGGGAAAAGGCGTGCGCGAAAAAGCTACGTGGGCTCTCTCGGAGATTGAGGACAGGGAGAGGTAA
- a CDS encoding ABC transporter permease produces the protein MSGFREARQRRQWRLEDEMIQDLRYGLRMLLKQKGFTAVAVLSLALGIGANTAIFSLIDAVMLRALPVHEPERLMLFGKAESAGVTIGFPDSSWDLFSYPLYREVRRRNQVFSDVAAVHSMPSRVHGVVHARESSGDLEQINAQMVSGTYFSVLGVNAVVGRTLTSDEDVTPGGHPVVVASDSWWQRRFGGDPSVIGSTINIDQTAYTIIGVTPRDFFGTTVGESPDIWVPLAMEAQLPPGWKGLDKPSFQSLYLIGRLRSGVSDEQAGAETNLLFKQLLLEYAGPQPSAERLQDIQQARIELTPAGRGLSALRTEFSLPLKILMVVVGVVLLIACANIANLLMARATARNQEFTVRVALGASPARIGRQLFTESLLLALLGGAAGILLGSWGSEALVSMVSTGPQALPLDVAPDMRALAFTVIVSVLSAVVFGTVPAIRASRVELSASLRSNRASASSMSRSLLGKALLASQVALSLLLLVGAGLFVRSLINLQRVDTGFNQENVLLFQIDTDSIGYKQDSQLVKLYRDVEERVSSIPGVRAASFSMFAFNQGGWTSPASTRGDSTGDNTQQSIRNNSVGPDFFEAMGLTLLTGRGFGAQDTETSPKVAVISDALAHRLFPGSAAVGRRFGLGGPEHSEDIEVVGVVKDAKYGDLMEEPKPMAYYPYTQSINYLSNFEVSFTGNPGAIVSETRRAIKEVNRQLPIVEAVRMSEHVGRSLVQQKLIARLSSFFGLLALLLACIGLFGIMSYSAARRTNEIGIRMALGAGRGEVLRLVMREGLAPVLIGVAIGLPAALAGARLVTSLLFGLTPADPLTILFSTLLLLAVAALAGYLPARKASRVDPMTALRCE, from the coding sequence ATGAGCGGTTTCCGCGAAGCGCGGCAGCGGCGACAATGGCGATTGGAGGATGAGATGATTCAGGACTTGCGTTACGGTCTGCGAATGCTGCTCAAGCAGAAAGGTTTCACTGCGGTGGCGGTGCTTTCGCTCGCGCTTGGCATCGGCGCCAACACGGCGATCTTCAGCTTGATTGACGCGGTGATGCTTAGAGCCCTTCCGGTCCACGAACCCGAACGCCTCATGCTCTTTGGCAAAGCCGAGTCGGCGGGCGTCACCATCGGATTCCCGGATTCTAGTTGGGACCTCTTCTCCTATCCGCTCTATCGCGAAGTGCGCCGCCGCAACCAGGTCTTCTCGGATGTTGCAGCGGTGCATAGTATGCCAAGCCGCGTCCACGGCGTCGTTCACGCCCGCGAATCAAGCGGCGACCTCGAACAAATCAACGCGCAGATGGTCTCGGGCACTTACTTCTCCGTGCTTGGAGTCAACGCCGTTGTTGGTCGAACGCTTACATCTGACGAAGACGTTACTCCAGGCGGACATCCCGTTGTGGTTGCCAGCGATTCCTGGTGGCAGCGCAGATTCGGCGGCGATCCTTCTGTCATCGGCAGCACGATCAACATAGATCAGACTGCTTACACAATAATCGGCGTGACCCCCCGCGATTTTTTCGGAACGACAGTCGGCGAGTCGCCCGACATCTGGGTGCCGCTGGCGATGGAAGCGCAGTTGCCTCCCGGTTGGAAGGGTCTCGACAAACCGTCGTTTCAGTCGCTGTACCTTATCGGGCGTCTGAGAAGCGGCGTCAGCGATGAGCAGGCGGGCGCGGAAACCAATCTGTTGTTCAAGCAGCTTCTGCTCGAGTACGCGGGCCCGCAGCCTTCGGCCGAGCGCCTTCAGGACATTCAGCAAGCGCGCATTGAACTCACACCCGCGGGCCGCGGTCTCTCCGCGCTGCGTACAGAATTCTCACTGCCGCTAAAGATCCTCATGGTCGTAGTCGGAGTCGTCCTGCTGATAGCCTGCGCGAATATAGCAAATCTACTGATGGCGCGCGCCACCGCCCGCAATCAGGAGTTCACTGTGCGTGTAGCGCTTGGCGCAAGTCCCGCGCGGATTGGACGACAGTTGTTTACCGAGAGCCTTCTGTTGGCGCTGCTCGGCGGAGCGGCGGGAATCCTGCTCGGATCGTGGGGAAGTGAAGCGCTCGTATCGATGGTGTCTACCGGTCCTCAGGCGTTGCCTCTCGACGTAGCGCCCGACATGCGAGCCCTCGCGTTCACAGTGATCGTCTCGGTGCTCTCGGCTGTAGTGTTCGGAACCGTCCCGGCCATCCGCGCGTCGCGAGTCGAACTGAGTGCATCGCTGAGATCTAACAGAGCTTCGGCGTCCTCAATGTCGCGAAGCCTGCTCGGCAAAGCGCTGCTTGCTTCGCAGGTCGCGTTGTCGCTTCTGTTGCTGGTCGGCGCCGGGCTCTTCGTTCGCAGTCTGATAAACCTGCAACGCGTGGACACCGGCTTCAATCAGGAGAACGTCCTGCTGTTCCAGATCGACACCGACTCGATTGGCTACAAGCAGGACTCGCAGCTTGTGAAGTTGTACCGAGATGTCGAGGAGAGGGTCAGCTCGATTCCAGGCGTGCGGGCCGCTTCGTTTTCTATGTTCGCCTTCAACCAGGGAGGCTGGACGTCGCCGGCATCCACGCGTGGAGACTCGACGGGCGACAACACCCAGCAATCGATACGCAACAACAGCGTAGGGCCAGATTTCTTTGAAGCGATGGGTCTGACGTTGTTGACGGGCCGAGGCTTCGGCGCACAAGACACCGAAACGTCGCCCAAGGTGGCGGTGATCAGCGATGCACTGGCTCATCGGTTGTTTCCTGGCTCCGCGGCGGTGGGCAGACGCTTCGGTCTGGGCGGTCCCGAACACAGCGAAGACATCGAAGTCGTCGGCGTCGTAAAGGACGCCAAGTACGGAGACTTGATGGAAGAGCCCAAACCGATGGCTTACTACCCTTACACTCAGAGCATCAACTATCTGAGTAACTTCGAGGTGAGCTTTACCGGCAACCCAGGCGCGATCGTTTCCGAGACTCGACGCGCAATCAAGGAAGTGAATCGGCAACTGCCGATCGTTGAAGCTGTGCGAATGTCCGAGCACGTAGGCCGCTCGCTCGTTCAACAGAAGCTGATCGCGCGGCTATCGAGCTTCTTCGGTTTGCTGGCGCTGCTGCTCGCCTGCATCGGGCTGTTCGGGATCATGTCCTACTCGGCCGCCAGACGGACTAACGAGATCGGGATACGGATGGCGCTGGGCGCGGGGCGCGGCGAGGTCCTGAGGTTGGTGATGCGCGAGGGCCTGGCGCCGGTGCTGATAGGAGTCGCGATCGGATTGCCGGCCGCGCTCGCGGGCGCGCGACTAGTCACGAGTCTGCTGTTTGGTCTGACGCCGGCTGACCCATTGACGATTTTGTTTTCGACCCTGTTGCTGTTAGCGGTCGCGGCGCTTGCAGGCTACCTCCCGGCAAGAAAGGCATCGCGAGTCGACCCGATGACCGCGCTGCGCTGCGAGTGA
- a CDS encoding HNH endonuclease signature motif containing protein has translation MSSYVSEELRRLVANRAERLCEYCLIGEDDTFFGCEVDHIVSLKHSGPTEAINLAYACSFCNRNKGSDIASLSGVAGELVRFFNPRIDLWSEHFRLEGSLIEPLTSVGEATARILKFNESERVLERETLIAIGRYPSKPASLRMRK, from the coding sequence ATGAGTAGCTACGTCAGCGAGGAATTGCGGCGGCTCGTTGCAAATCGGGCGGAGCGTCTTTGCGAGTACTGCCTGATTGGCGAGGATGACACATTCTTCGGCTGCGAGGTTGACCACATCGTCAGCCTGAAACACTCTGGCCCGACCGAAGCTATCAATCTTGCCTATGCCTGCTCCTTCTGCAATCGGAACAAGGGCAGCGATATTGCGTCTCTCTCGGGAGTAGCCGGCGAGCTGGTGAGGTTCTTCAATCCCCGAATCGATCTATGGTCCGAGCACTTTCGATTGGAAGGAAGCCTGATTGAACCACTGACGAGTGTTGGTGAGGCAACCGCTCGAATCCTGAAGTTTAACGAGAGCGAACGAGTTCTTGAGCGGGAAACGTTGATTGCAATCGGACGGTATCCGTCGAAACCAGCATCACTTCGTATGCGGAAGTAA
- a CDS encoding ABC transporter permease: MPLFYRLRSLLSNLFHRDHAERELDQEMSAHLAMLIDEKVAGGLSADEAYRAARIDFGGVDQVKEQVRDVRLGATIEQVWLDARYALRMLRKNPAFTAIVVITLALGIGVNTAIFSLVDGILLRPLPYEQPDRLVRLVQSQRQLGLDAWNLSQASFAALRDNTHSLEAVAAYSTSGANLTGDGDPERVSLGTVSADFFKVLGIPPVLGRAFRAGEDTPGNNGVCVISFGFWQRRFSGDPNIIGRSLNLNSTATEVVGVMPAGFSLPRPETEIWIPIALNPTRTAPYFLRAIARLGPGVSLSEAEAETKAALWDYARQHPDIGESRIPLDQGSALKTIVTPLKQVMVGSTKKPLLILLCAVGLVLLIACANVANLLLARATSRVREIAVRFALGATPSRVARQLLTESLVLAFIGAAGGVMLAWLGVRMLGRMPVDGIPRIEAVTVDGRVLAFTAGLALLTGLLFGLMPALRAYRMGMVAAMHEGGRGGTSSRRSTSALVAAQFALSFVLLIGAGLLLKSFQRLQSVDLGFNPEKLLTMFVSLPARKYSKPEQSLQFYQSLIDRLRSLPGVRAAGLTTSIPFGGDDNTDNFIVEGHEPGTGDEGVQGQLLSMTPGNLQAMGIPLLRGRDFLESDKSDSQPVAIIDETLARMYWPDGDALGKRVETTGDLQWMTIVGVVGGIKQDALAEKLQPHIYSPLSQSPTLVAKLVIRTDGPSNSTIGAVRTAVSGLDPDIPVYSIRSMNDVIGRTLNSQRLTNLLLASFSVLALLLAAVGIYGTMSLYVGSRKKEFGIRLALGAQPGVLLRLVLREGMLLIAAGIAIGVGGALVLTRAIASLLFEVSPTDPVVFTGVPLLLVFVALAACFVPARRASRVDPMVALRYE, from the coding sequence ATGCCGTTGTTCTATCGCCTTCGAAGTCTGTTATCGAACCTGTTTCACAGAGACCACGCCGAGCGCGAGCTCGACCAAGAAATGAGCGCGCATCTTGCAATGCTCATCGATGAGAAAGTCGCCGGTGGGTTAAGCGCGGACGAAGCATATCGAGCAGCGCGAATCGATTTTGGAGGGGTCGATCAAGTGAAGGAGCAAGTGAGGGACGTACGCTTGGGAGCGACGATCGAGCAGGTATGGCTGGACGCGCGCTATGCGCTGCGGATGCTGCGAAAGAATCCGGCCTTCACCGCAATCGTTGTGATTACCCTCGCGCTTGGGATCGGCGTGAATACCGCGATCTTCAGTCTGGTTGACGGTATTCTCCTGCGCCCCCTCCCATATGAGCAGCCTGATCGCCTGGTGAGGTTGGTACAATCGCAACGGCAACTCGGACTGGACGCCTGGAATCTCTCGCAGGCGAGTTTCGCCGCATTACGTGACAACACACATTCGCTTGAAGCGGTGGCCGCTTATTCGACCAGCGGCGCGAATCTCACTGGAGATGGTGACCCGGAACGCGTTTCCCTCGGCACCGTCAGCGCCGATTTCTTCAAGGTGCTCGGTATTCCGCCGGTCCTCGGACGAGCCTTTCGTGCCGGCGAGGATACGCCCGGCAACAATGGCGTTTGCGTTATCAGTTTTGGTTTTTGGCAGCGCCGGTTTTCCGGCGATCCCAACATAATCGGCCGATCCTTGAACCTGAACAGCACCGCGACCGAAGTGGTCGGTGTTATGCCGGCGGGCTTCAGCCTTCCTCGCCCGGAAACCGAGATATGGATTCCCATCGCGCTGAATCCAACGAGGACCGCGCCCTACTTCTTAAGAGCGATCGCGCGGCTTGGGCCAGGTGTATCGCTGTCAGAGGCAGAGGCGGAAACTAAGGCGGCGCTTTGGGACTACGCTCGCCAGCATCCCGACATAGGCGAAAGCCGAATACCGCTCGACCAGGGCTCTGCTCTGAAGACAATAGTCACGCCGCTGAAGCAGGTGATGGTCGGATCTACAAAAAAGCCTCTGCTCATCTTGCTGTGCGCAGTAGGACTGGTGCTGTTGATCGCCTGCGCCAACGTCGCGAACTTGCTTTTGGCGCGCGCCACATCGCGGGTCAGAGAGATTGCTGTGCGGTTCGCGCTCGGCGCGACCCCGTCTCGCGTCGCGAGGCAACTCCTGACCGAGAGCCTGGTGCTCGCGTTCATCGGCGCAGCGGGCGGGGTGATGCTCGCCTGGCTAGGCGTGCGAATGCTCGGGAGGATGCCCGTCGACGGAATACCGAGAATCGAAGCGGTGACGGTCGACGGACGCGTGCTGGCGTTCACGGCCGGTCTCGCCTTGCTGACCGGGCTGCTGTTTGGACTTATGCCTGCGTTGCGGGCCTATCGCATGGGGATGGTTGCGGCAATGCACGAAGGAGGACGCGGCGGCACCTCCAGCCGCCGGTCAACTAGCGCGCTTGTGGCGGCGCAGTTCGCGCTTTCTTTTGTGTTGCTGATCGGCGCGGGACTGCTGCTGAAGAGCTTTCAGCGTCTGCAGTCTGTCGATCTAGGATTCAATCCGGAGAAGCTGCTGACGATGTTCGTCTCTCTTCCGGCTCGCAAATATTCGAAGCCCGAACAATCACTACAGTTCTACCAGAGCCTGATCGATCGCCTGCGCAGCCTGCCGGGAGTTCGCGCCGCAGGGCTCACCACGAGTATCCCGTTTGGCGGCGATGACAACACTGACAACTTTATCGTAGAAGGACACGAACCAGGGACTGGTGATGAGGGGGTCCAAGGTCAGCTATTGTCGATGACGCCCGGGAACCTTCAGGCAATGGGAATCCCTTTGCTGCGCGGAAGGGATTTTCTGGAATCAGACAAAAGCGACTCGCAACCGGTAGCGATAATAGATGAAACGCTGGCGCGAATGTATTGGCCGGATGGCGACGCTCTTGGAAAAAGGGTCGAGACCACTGGTGATCTGCAATGGATGACCATAGTGGGAGTGGTTGGCGGAATCAAGCAAGACGCGCTTGCGGAGAAGCTGCAGCCTCACATTTATTCTCCGCTCTCGCAGTCGCCGACGCTGGTGGCGAAGCTTGTTATTAGAACCGACGGCCCTTCAAACTCGACCATCGGTGCAGTCAGGACCGCGGTGTCCGGGTTGGATCCCGACATCCCGGTGTACTCGATCAGATCCATGAACGATGTCATCGGTCGAACGCTCAATAGCCAGCGGTTGACGAATCTGCTGCTGGCGTCCTTCTCGGTGTTGGCATTGCTGCTCGCAGCGGTAGGCATCTACGGCACAATGTCACTCTATGTCGGCAGCCGGAAGAAGGAATTTGGCATCCGGCTGGCGCTCGGAGCCCAACCGGGTGTTCTGCTTCGCCTGGTTCTACGGGAAGGTATGCTGCTCATCGCCGCCGGCATTGCAATCGGAGTTGGTGGCGCGCTCGTTCTAACACGAGCGATTGCAAGCCTGCTATTCGAAGTCAGCCCGACCGATCCGGTCGTCTTCACAGGAGTCCCTTTGTTGCTGGTCTTTGTTGCGTTGGCGGCTTGTTTTGTTCCAGCGCGCCGCGCGTCGCGCGTCGATCCGATGGTGGCGCTGAGGTATGAATAG
- a CDS encoding PadR family transcriptional regulator, translating into MSGGTDDLLQGTLDLLILKTLGLGPNHGLGIAHRINQITQGTFHPKPGSLFPALHRLEEKGWLASEWGESENRRKAKYYKLTRTGRRHLETETANWERIAAAIFLALEATS; encoded by the coding sequence ATGTCGGGAGGCACGGATGATCTTCTTCAAGGCACGCTCGATCTGCTGATCCTCAAGACGCTTGGTCTGGGCCCGAATCATGGGCTGGGGATTGCGCACCGCATTAATCAGATCACTCAGGGAACATTTCATCCCAAACCGGGCTCGCTCTTTCCGGCGCTTCACCGGCTCGAGGAGAAGGGCTGGCTTGCGTCGGAGTGGGGCGAATCGGAGAACCGCCGCAAGGCAAAGTACTACAAGCTGACGAGGACGGGCCGGAGGCATCTCGAAACCGAGACCGCCAACTGGGAGCGGATTGCCGCGGCGATCTTCCTCGCACTCGAAGCGACTTCATAA
- a CDS encoding ABC transporter permease produces the protein MQDLRYALRMMASNRAFTAVAVVVLALGIGANSVIFSVVNAVLLRSLPFPNPDGLVMVFESNLQRRSLDAIAAANFVDWREQNQSFENIAAYREESFNLTGGDRPERVSGVVTTAALFPVLGVQPILGRVFQPGEENLGSSRVAVISQGLWERRFGADKNIIGQKLSTNGEPFTIVGVMPAQFRFPEGADLWVPPRQIVPEHVLNPTVNMAANRDSHYLSAIARLKPGVTLGQASADMDAVARRMEDQNPNENMGRGVRLATLREYEVGDVRWALLVLLGAVGFVLLIACANVANLLLARAATRQKEMAIRTALGANRLRLVRQLLTESMVLALIGGALGLLLALWGIGPLVSLIPTSIYGAQNIGIDGMVLGFTLAVSLVTGVAFGLVPAWQASKGDLNESLKEGGRGGSAGARRNRVRGLLVVSEIALSLVLLVGAGLMIKSFVRLGQVNPGFDSRDVLTMRLSLPAAQYPDGRRRAVFFQQVIQRLQSLPGAQSAGAVSRLPLTPGNSGRGLTIERWQDDGSGNSPSADYRVISPDYFRSMGIPLSKGRDFTDRDTVDAARVGIVNEAMARRYWPDEDPLGKRLRIDDDDDPWMEIVGVVADVKHFGLDSQSRTELYVPCSIDPWPFMTIVVRGGSGSAGLANAMRNEVWAVDKDLPVPDIKTMEQLLSDSVARRRFNMLLLGIFGGVALVLAAVGIYGVMSYSVTQRTHEIGIRMALGARQSDVLKLVVGQGMALALVGVGIGLAAAFALTRVLTSLLFAVGATDPATFVIISILLAGVALAACLAPARRAMKVDPMTALRYE, from the coding sequence ATGCAAGACCTGCGTTACGCGCTTCGAATGATGGCAAGCAACCGCGCTTTCACCGCCGTGGCAGTTGTTGTTCTCGCGCTGGGCATTGGGGCGAATAGCGTGATCTTCAGTGTAGTCAACGCTGTTCTGCTTCGCTCTCTACCTTTTCCGAATCCGGATGGATTGGTGATGGTGTTCGAGAGCAACTTGCAGCGACGCAGCCTGGACGCTATCGCTGCGGCCAACTTCGTGGATTGGAGAGAGCAGAATCAGAGCTTCGAAAACATCGCGGCTTACCGGGAAGAGAGCTTCAATCTGACCGGCGGCGACAGACCCGAACGCGTATCCGGAGTTGTGACTACTGCCGCTCTGTTTCCGGTGTTGGGCGTCCAGCCGATCCTGGGCCGCGTTTTTCAACCGGGCGAAGAGAACCTCGGCAGCAGCCGCGTCGCCGTCATAAGCCAGGGTCTGTGGGAGCGCCGCTTCGGCGCCGACAAGAACATCATCGGGCAGAAGCTTTCTACCAACGGCGAGCCTTTCACCATCGTCGGAGTGATGCCCGCCCAGTTCAGATTTCCCGAAGGAGCTGACCTCTGGGTTCCACCTCGACAAATCGTGCCCGAGCACGTATTGAATCCCACGGTAAACATGGCGGCCAACCGCGACAGTCACTACCTCAGCGCAATAGCTCGCCTGAAACCGGGCGTGACTCTCGGGCAGGCAAGCGCGGACATGGACGCAGTCGCGCGCCGAATGGAAGACCAAAACCCGAACGAGAACATGGGGCGCGGAGTGCGCCTGGCGACGCTGCGTGAATACGAGGTAGGCGATGTGCGGTGGGCACTGCTGGTGCTGCTTGGGGCAGTGGGCTTTGTGTTATTGATCGCTTGCGCGAATGTCGCCAACCTGCTGCTCGCTCGAGCCGCAACGCGGCAGAAGGAGATGGCCATTCGAACGGCGCTCGGCGCGAATCGTCTGAGACTCGTGAGACAGTTGCTCACTGAAAGCATGGTCCTTGCGCTGATCGGCGGAGCGCTAGGGTTGCTGCTGGCCTTGTGGGGAATCGGGCCGCTGGTTTCGCTCATACCAACGAGTATTTATGGAGCGCAGAATATTGGGATCGATGGGATGGTCCTCGGGTTCACGCTTGCTGTTTCACTCGTCACCGGCGTCGCATTCGGCCTCGTTCCAGCGTGGCAGGCGTCGAAGGGTGACTTGAACGAATCGCTCAAGGAAGGAGGGCGCGGTGGAAGCGCGGGAGCGCGCCGCAATCGCGTTCGCGGCCTGCTCGTCGTTTCGGAGATTGCGCTGTCGCTGGTGCTGTTGGTCGGCGCGGGTCTGATGATCAAGAGCTTTGTTCGTCTGGGGCAGGTGAATCCGGGCTTTGACAGTCGAGACGTTCTCACAATGCGTCTCTCTCTTCCGGCGGCACAGTACCCTGATGGACGGAGGCGAGCGGTTTTCTTTCAGCAAGTAATTCAGCGTCTGCAGTCTCTGCCCGGAGCGCAGTCAGCCGGCGCAGTTTCACGACTTCCGCTGACGCCCGGAAACAGCGGCCGCGGTTTGACGATCGAGCGCTGGCAGGACGATGGCTCCGGCAATAGCCCCAGCGCGGATTACCGGGTGATAAGTCCGGACTACTTCCGTTCGATGGGCATTCCGCTTTCCAAAGGCCGCGACTTCACCGACCGCGACACCGTTGACGCTGCTAGAGTTGGCATCGTCAACGAAGCGATGGCTCGGCGGTACTGGCCCGATGAGGACCCGCTCGGCAAGCGCTTGCGGATTGATGATGATGATGATCCATGGATGGAGATTGTGGGCGTAGTCGCGGACGTGAAACACTTTGGGTTGGACTCTCAATCAAGGACCGAGCTGTATGTGCCTTGCTCGATTGACCCGTGGCCGTTTATGACCATAGTGGTGCGCGGCGGATCGGGTTCCGCGGGCCTGGCCAATGCGATGAGGAACGAAGTTTGGGCAGTCGATAAGGATCTGCCCGTTCCAGACATCAAGACGATGGAGCAGCTTCTCTCGGATTCAGTCGCCCGGCGACGCTTCAATATGCTGTTGCTGGGTATCTTCGGCGGAGTGGCGCTGGTGTTGGCGGCGGTTGGCATCTATGGAGTGATGTCTTATTCGGTCACTCAGCGCACGCACGAGATTGGAATTCGCATGGCGCTGGGCGCAAGGCAGTCCGACGTGCTGAAGCTTGTCGTCGGACAGGGGATGGCGCTGGCGCTGGTTGGCGTCGGGATCGGGCTTGCCGCGGCGTTTGCGTTGACTAGGGTGCTGACAAGCCTGCTCTTTGCGGTTGGCGCAACCGATCCCGCGACCTTCGTCATCATTTCGATACTCCTTGCGGGAGTGGCTCTGGCAGCCTGTTTGGCGCCAGCGCGCCGCGCGATGAAAGTAGATCCGATGACGGCGCTTCGCTATGAATAG